The Corynebacterium halotolerans YIM 70093 = DSM 44683 region CCGGTGCCGGGCTCCGCCTGCGCTCCCCCGACCTCCCCCGCATCGTCGGTGTCTTCGGTGTCGTCGGTGTCGTCGTTATCGGTGTGGTCGGTGGTGTCCCCAGGCCTGTCGGCGCGCATCGCCCGGTTGGCGCGGCGGACCATGAAGAAGGTGAACAGGGTGACCAGGCCGGTCAGCGGCCACCCCATGAGAATGCGGGCGATCGCGAGCGCATTGGTGTCGTCGGCGTTGTAGAAGCCGTTCTGGATGATGAAGCGGGCGAGGAACACCACGGCCCAGCCGAGGGTGGCCCAGGCGTAGGCGCGGCGGGCGGTGGCGTTGGAACGCCACGTCATGCCGTCGCCGTTGATGCCCTTCCAGACCACGCCGACCAGCGGCCAGCGCAGCAGCACCGAACCGACGGCGAGGATGCACAACAGCAGCGACATCCAGATGCCGTAGAGGAAGTACCCCTTCGCGTCGCCGGTCCACCAGGCGATGGCGGCGCCGATGCCCACCCCCATCAGGCCGGAGAACGCCGGCTGGAGATTCTCCTTGCGCACCAGCCGCCACAGGAAGATCAGCAGGGCGACGCCGAGCGCGGCGAACAACGCGGGCATGAGCCCGTAGGAGTTGTTGACGGGGACGAGCACGAGAATCGGCAGCGTCGAGGACACCAGTCCCGAGATGCCGCCCATCTGCTCCAACAGGGTGGGCTGCGGGGTCTCCGGCAGATCCGTTGCTCCGTCGGATTGCCCCGGAGCGACGTGGGCCGCCGAGTCGGTGGCTCGGTTGGGTTCGGTCACTGTCACTTCTCCGTGGGCTTGTCCGGCGGAGTGGCCCCACCGAGATCACGCAGCGCCTGCGAGGCCTCGTCGACGGCCTGCTGGTCCTGCCGGTTCTGCTGTGCGGCGCCCGGCTGGGGCTGGTTGCCCTGCCCCTGCTGCCGGGCGCGCTGCTGCATCGCCTGCTGCACCTGGTCGACGAGCTGCTGCGGCAGCGCCACCGGGAGGGAGTTACCGGCGAGCACCGGGTTGTCGCCGCGGTAGACGAAGGTGCGGGCGGTGACCTCGCGGCCCAGGGCCGCCAGCTCCTCGGCGCGGTCGGCCGGGGCGGCCAGGGTCATGCGCAGCATCCAACGCGGCCCCTCGGCACCGATGATCCGGATGATGCCGGCCGGCCCCTCGCCGACGACCTCCCGGCCCCAGGGACCGCGGTCGATGCGGACGGTCATACCGTCCCGGCTCATGCCCTCCGCGATCTCCTGCGAGGCCTCCCGCCACTGGCCGGCCGAGGTGGGGGCGGCGAAGGCGACCGGGGTGATCCGGCCGTGGCGGGTGACGATGTGGAGCATCTTCGGCCCCTGCTCACCCATCTCCACCTGGACCTGGGACTCCTTCGGCAGCGGGATCTGCATCGAACCCAGGTTCAGCACCCCGCTGGCGAAGTCGGAGAAGTCGAAGTCGGCGATGTCGACGGAATCACCGTCGAACGGCCCCGTGGAGCCGTTGACCGCGTCGTGGACCGGGTCCGGCTCGTCGTCGGGCCCGGTTCCCGGGGCCGGGGCGGCGGTGCTGGCCGCGGCCGCGTCCGCCGGGGAGTCTGCCGGAGCGGCTCCCGGGGCGGGTGCGGGGACGTCCCGGCCCGCCGCGTCGGCGGTCTCCGCGGCCTCCGCGGCCTCGTCGTCCTTCTTCTTGCCGAATGGCCACAGTGCCATGGTCCGCTCACATCCTTTCTCTCGTGGTCCGGGCCGCCCCTGTGCAGCACGAAGGGACCCGGAGTACCGGCCCCACTCTACCGGGGGCGATAACTCGTGTCCGCCTAGTTGACGCCGGTAGAGCCGTGGCCGCCGGCCCCGCGCTCGGTGTCGTCGAGTTCATTGACCTCCAGGAAGTCCACCAGCTCCACGCGCTGGACCACCAGCTGAGCGATCCGCATGCCGCGGGTTATCCGGACGGTCTCGCGGGGATCGAGGTTGATCAGGCAGACCTTGATCTCCCCGCGGTAGCCGGCGTCGACGGTGCCGGGGGCGTTGACGATGCTCAGCCCCTCCCGCGCCGCCAACCCGGATCGCGGGTGGACGAGACCGACGGTGCCCAGGGGCAGGGCGACGGCCACGCCGGTGCCCACCAGGGTCCGTTCGCCCGGGGCCAGCTCGACGTCGTGGGTGGAGTACAGGTCCGCTCCGGCGTCCCCCGGGTGGGCGCGCTTCGGGAGGGGAAGTTCCGGATCGAGGCGGTGGACCCGAACCGGCCCGAGGGGGTCGGAGGAGGCCGGGGCCGGGGGTTCATCGTGGAAGTCAGTCACGGTGCTCAGGGTACGCAGGGGTGCCCGACCGGCGCGGCTGGGCCCCCACGAGGGTGCAGTAGAGTGGTTAACCGTGACTGACACCGGTTCCCCTGACACGCAGATCCTGTACCGCGAGCGGCAATGGGTGCCCGTTTACTGGTGGGTACTGGCCGCTTTCCTCGTCGCCCTGACCACCGCGCAGGTTGCCCTCAACCGCAACATCTGGTGGCTGATCGTGCCCGCGGTCGTGCTCTCACTCGTGGCGATCTGGGTGCTGCTGTCCCTGTCCTCCACCGTCGTCCAGGTGGAGAAGGACGCGGAGGGCACCCGTTGGCTCCTGGTCAAGTCGGCGGCACTGCCGTCCGATGTGGTCTCCCGCTCCCTGGCGGTGCCGGCGACGGCGAAGCGAAACGCCATGGGGCGTCAACTGGATCCGGCGGCCTTCGTGGTCTCCCACGGCTGGATCCACGAGATGGTGATGCTGGTGCTCGATGATCCGGAGGACCCCACCCCCTACTGGCTCATCGCGACGAAGAACCCCGAAAAACTGCTGGCGGCATTCCTGCCGGAGCAGACGGACACGTCGCTGTCCCACTACCCCTCAAAGTGACAGAGTGACGGCCGCCGGGCCAGCAGATCCCGGCGGCGGAGTGCGTCAGGCGCAGTCGAGGCAGATGACGGAGCCGTCGTCCTCGGTGTGCGACTTGCGGTTCATCTTCTGGACCAGGAAGCAGCTGGAGCAGGTGAACTCGTCGGCCTGGCGCGGCACGACGGTGACGTTGAGCTCCTCACCCGTCAGGTCCACGGTCGGCGGCTCGAAGGGCTCGACGATCTCGCCGTCCTCGTCCATTCCGTTGTTGTCGGTCTCCGCGGCCTTCAGGCCCTCGAGGGAGTCGGCGTCCAGTTCGTCCTCCGCCCGGCGGCGGGGGGCGTCGTAATCAGTGGCCATGCGCAAAATCCTCTGCTCGCTCAATTTGTTCCACCGGGGGTCTGGAAAATGCCCGGTAATTCGGTATGTCGAGGCGCATACTAAACGACAATCCGCCCCCTGTCATATGCCCAGCTCAGACGGCTCTTACGGGGATTGGACCGAGGGGGTGTCAGCGAGGTAGCGCGGCGAAGGCGCCCGCCTCGCGCAGCAGGGCCGACAACGCGGGCTCCAATGCCCCGGCGGCCGCGTACGTCAGCTCGCCGGAGACCCCAGGCGTCGAGAGGCCGGGTGCGTGGACGATTACCCCGGCCTCACGCGCGATGATCATGCCTGCCGCGTAGTCCCAGCAGTGGATGCCGTGCTCGTAGTAGGCGTCGACGGTGCCCTCGGCGACCTGGCACAGATCCAGGGCCGCGGCACCCATGCGACGGATGTCACGCACCTGCGGCAGCACGCGGCCCAGCAGGTCGGCCTGCGCCTGCCGACGAGTGGAGGTGTAGGCGAAGCCGGTGGCCACCAACGCCAGAGCGGGATCGGCGACGGGGTTGCACCGCAGATCGCGGCGCACTCCCCCGCGTTCGACGGTCGCCCCGTGGCCCGCCGCGGCCGAGTACACCGCCCCGGTGGCGGCATTCACGACGGCCCCGGCGACGACCTCGCCGTCGACGGCGGCGGCGATGGACACGGCGTACTGCGGTACCCCGTAGAGGAAGTTCACGGTCCCGTCGATGGGGTCGACGACCCACGCCACACCGCTGAGCGACGCCCGCTCGGCCCCCTCCTCGCCGATGAGCCCGTCGTCGGGGCGCAGGACCTCGAGACGGTCAGCGATGAAGTCCTCCGCCATGGTGTCGACGACCGTCACCGGATCGACCGCCGAGGACTTCGTCGTGGCGAACTGCCGGACGTCCCCGAGCTCACTGCGCTTGGCGCTCACCCGCCCAGCGGCGCGGAGGGCGACGTCGACGGCGATGTCGCGCAGAACGGCGGAATCGGGCACGCCGGTGGAGGGCTGCTCGGTGTAGTCCATACCATCCATTGTGCCCGTGCCATTCGTCACGCGCGCGTGTGTGTTCCTTTGTACACTGACCGCCATGACCAATATCGGCTTCGGCATCGACATCGGCGGCTCCGGCATCAAGGGGGCGCGCGTGAACCTCGACGACGGGGAGTTCATCGGCGAGCGCGCCAAGATCGCGACGCCGAAGCCGGCGACCCCTGACGCGGTCGCGGAGGTCGTCGCGGAGATCCTCCGGCAGGAGGAGTGGGACGGCCCGGTCGGCATCGCACTGCCGTCGGTCATCAGGGAGCAGGTGGCGCTGTCCGCGGCGAATATCGACCCCTCCTGGATCGGCACCAATGTCCACGAGCTGTTCCACCGGCACCTGGGCGAGGACCGGGAGATCAGTGTCCTCAACGACGCGGACGCGGCCGGCCTGGCCGAGGTCTCCTTCGGCGAGCCCGCCGCCGCCCAGGGTGCGGTCATCTTCCTCACCTTCGGCACCGGCATCGGCTCCGCCTTCCTCACCGAGGGCCGGTTGTTCCCGAACTCCGAGCTCGGACACCTCATTGTCGACGGCGAGGAGGCGGAGTGGCTGGCCTCGTCGGCCGCGAAGGACCGCGAGGAGCTCAGCTTCAAGAAGTGGGCCAAGCGGGTTTCGAAGGTGCTCGCCGAGTACGAGCGACTCTTCTCCCCCACCGCCTTCGTCGTGGGCGGCGGCATCTCCCGTGACCACGAGCGCTGGGTCCCGCACCTGACCATCGACACCCCGGTCATCCCGGCCGAGCTGCGCAACCGCGCCGGCATCGTGGGGGCCGCGATGGCCGTCTCCACGCATCTGGCACC contains the following coding sequences:
- a CDS encoding DUF3159 domain-containing protein is translated as MGGISGLVSSTLPILVLVPVNNSYGLMPALFAALGVALLIFLWRLVRKENLQPAFSGLMGVGIGAAIAWWTGDAKGYFLYGIWMSLLLCILAVGSVLLRWPLVGVVWKGINGDGMTWRSNATARRAYAWATLGWAVVFLARFIIQNGFYNADDTNALAIARILMGWPLTGLVTLFTFFMVRRANRAMRADRPGDTTDHTDNDDTDDTEDTDDAGEVGGAQAEPGTGSVSGQENRP
- a CDS encoding DUF3710 domain-containing protein, translating into MALWPFGKKKDDEAAEAAETADAAGRDVPAPAPGAAPADSPADAAAASTAAPAPGTGPDDEPDPVHDAVNGSTGPFDGDSVDIADFDFSDFASGVLNLGSMQIPLPKESQVQVEMGEQGPKMLHIVTRHGRITPVAFAAPTSAGQWREASQEIAEGMSRDGMTVRIDRGPWGREVVGEGPAGIIRIIGAEGPRWMLRMTLAAPADRAEELAALGREVTARTFVYRGDNPVLAGNSLPVALPQQLVDQVQQAMQQRARQQGQGNQPQPGAAQQNRQDQQAVDEASQALRDLGGATPPDKPTEK
- the dut gene encoding dUTP diphosphatase, whose protein sequence is MTDFHDEPPAPASSDPLGPVRVHRLDPELPLPKRAHPGDAGADLYSTHDVELAPGERTLVGTGVAVALPLGTVGLVHPRSGLAAREGLSIVNAPGTVDAGYRGEIKVCLINLDPRETVRITRGMRIAQLVVQRVELVDFLEVNELDDTERGAGGHGSTGVN
- a CDS encoding DUF3093 domain-containing protein, translating into MTDTGSPDTQILYRERQWVPVYWWVLAAFLVALTTAQVALNRNIWWLIVPAVVLSLVAIWVLLSLSSTVVQVEKDAEGTRWLLVKSAALPSDVVSRSLAVPATAKRNAMGRQLDPAAFVVSHGWIHEMVMLVLDDPEDPTPYWLIATKNPEKLLAAFLPEQTDTSLSHYPSK
- a CDS encoding DUF4193 domain-containing protein, whose amino-acid sequence is MATDYDAPRRRAEDELDADSLEGLKAAETDNNGMDEDGEIVEPFEPPTVDLTGEELNVTVVPRQADEFTCSSCFLVQKMNRKSHTEDDGSVICLDCA
- a CDS encoding inositol monophosphatase family protein yields the protein MDYTEQPSTGVPDSAVLRDIAVDVALRAAGRVSAKRSELGDVRQFATTKSSAVDPVTVVDTMAEDFIADRLEVLRPDDGLIGEEGAERASLSGVAWVVDPIDGTVNFLYGVPQYAVSIAAAVDGEVVAGAVVNAATGAVYSAAAGHGATVERGGVRRDLRCNPVADPALALVATGFAYTSTRRQAQADLLGRVLPQVRDIRRMGAAALDLCQVAEGTVDAYYEHGIHCWDYAAGMIIAREAGVIVHAPGLSTPGVSGELTYAAAGALEPALSALLREAGAFAALPR
- the ppgK gene encoding polyphosphate--glucose phosphotransferase, coding for MTNIGFGIDIGGSGIKGARVNLDDGEFIGERAKIATPKPATPDAVAEVVAEILRQEEWDGPVGIALPSVIREQVALSAANIDPSWIGTNVHELFHRHLGEDREISVLNDADAAGLAEVSFGEPAAAQGAVIFLTFGTGIGSAFLTEGRLFPNSELGHLIVDGEEAEWLASSAAKDREELSFKKWAKRVSKVLAEYERLFSPTAFVVGGGISRDHERWVPHLTIDTPVIPAELRNRAGIVGAAMAVSTHLAP